One stretch of Periplaneta americana isolate PAMFEO1 chromosome 1, P.americana_PAMFEO1_priV1, whole genome shotgun sequence DNA includes these proteins:
- the LOC138697413 gene encoding probable inactive 1-aminocyclopropane-1-carboxylate synthase-like protein 2: protein MAVDLSERAKVMLNKRDFLDHYTMMCLHDPYHKENNKMGYVNLGTSVSALCEDLILKRLNQSDLFQFGLKAQHYYPMWGIPELREAIANCLTRHLAADRPVLPENVLVVNGGVAAMEVLACCLLDPGDVLLTPSPCYTRIFVNFSERFNVHVEDVLLRDESKMSSGEAPTFELNAEILETTIMEQKAAGRKVKAFFLVNPSNPLGEVYSPELVLQLMEVCQRYGLHFISDEAYAMSVYEPQKIFHSILSLRPLPNQQKTHVIWSFSKDLTLAGMRIGAIITWNRELLNVVRNTSMYTAVPAIVQQAAARLLNDSVWLDIIFLPTHRQRLQDAAHRVRDALTALKVKVRPAHAGFFLWADFRSFLPVVNHEEELVLFKKFMEHKVYLTPGSEMKCVDPGWFRVVFTAPSNVLDEGILRIAETLKELTKEQNTQK from the exons ATGGCTGTTGACCTCTCGGAACGAGCAAAGGTGATGTTAAACAAGAGAGATTTTCTGGATCATTATACTATGATGTGTCTTCATGACCCTTACcataaagaaaacaataaaatg GGATATGTGAACTTAGGGACATCAGTTTCGGCCTTGTGTGAAGATTTAATTTTGAAACGGCTCAATCAGTCTGATTTATTTCAATTTGGACTCAAAGCTCAACATTACTATCCAATGTGGGGCATTCCAGAACTTCGTGAAGCAATTGCGAACTGTCTTACTCGCCATCTTGCTGCGGATAGACCTGTCCTTCCAGAAAAT GTTTTGGTGGTAAATGGAGGAGTGGCAGCAATGGAAGTATTAGCTTGTTGTCTATTAGATCCAGGTGATGTTCTTCTGACACCAAGTCCTTGTTACACTCGAATTTTTGTCAATTTCAGCGAAAGATTTAATGTCCATGTTGAAGATGTACTGCTTCGGGATGAAAGTAAG ATGTCTAGTGGAGAAGCACCAACATTTGAATTGAATGCCGAAATCTTAGAAACTACAATAATGGAACAGAAAGCAGCTGGAAGAAAAGTGAAAGCCTTCTTTCTTGTGAATCCTAGTAATCCTCTTGGGGAAGTTTACAGTCCTGAATTGGTTCTGCAGCTCATGGAAGTATGTCAAAG gtatGGACTTCACTTTATTTCAGATGAAGCCTATGCAATGTCAGTTTATGAaccacaaaaaatatttcatagtatACTAAGCTTACGTCCTTTGCCAAATCAGCAAAAGACCCATGTCATCTGGTCCTTTAGTAAG GATCTGACCTTGGCTGGAATGCGAATAGGTGCCATAATTACTTGGAATAGAGAATTGTTGAATGTTGTGAGAAATACATCCATGTATACTGCAGTGCCAGCAATTGTTCAACAAGCTGCAGCCAGATTGCTGAATGATTCAG TATGGTTGGATATAATTTTTTTGCCAACACATAGACAACGTCTCCAAGATGCTGCTCACAGAGTTCGTGACGCACTCACTGCTCTTAAGGTTAAGGTGCGGCCTGCTCATGCTGGATTCTTTCTCTGGGCTGATTTCAGAAGTTTTCTACCAGTAGTGAATCATGAAGAAGAACTTG TGTTATTCAAGAAATTCATGGAGCATAAAGTATATCTCACCCCTGGCTCTGAGATGAAATGTGTTGATCCCGGATGGTTCCGTGTAGTGTTCACTGCTCCATCCAATGTTTTAGATGAAG